Proteins encoded together in one Nostoc sp. PCC 7524 window:
- a CDS encoding Crp/Fnr family transcriptional regulator: MQTEVFSEIFPLLSTANPQTLEWLFNVAIEHEYPAGRAVLMEDAWGNAVYFIVAGWVKVRRTCGEEAVALAILGRGDFFGEMAILDESPRSTDVIALSTVKLLSISRERFIQILFKDPQLHHRMLQLMVRRLRQINQRLQIRSSPPAVKLAHTLVSLGESYGYESETGKEIFNIPFKDLAEVTEIGIEETTKIMEKLHEKGWIKIDNTNHIIDLINFKQLMNLAGKV, from the coding sequence ATGCAAACTGAGGTTTTTAGTGAAATTTTCCCTTTACTGAGTACAGCCAACCCACAAACCCTAGAATGGCTGTTCAACGTGGCAATTGAACACGAATATCCAGCCGGAAGAGCTGTGTTGATGGAAGATGCCTGGGGTAACGCAGTTTACTTCATAGTTGCTGGCTGGGTGAAAGTCCGACGCACCTGTGGCGAGGAGGCTGTAGCCTTGGCAATTTTGGGTAGGGGTGATTTTTTTGGCGAAATGGCAATTTTAGATGAATCTCCCCGTTCTACAGATGTCATCGCCCTTTCAACCGTAAAATTGCTCAGTATTTCCAGAGAACGGTTTATTCAAATCCTATTTAAAGATCCCCAGTTACATCACCGAATGCTGCAATTAATGGTGCGGCGATTGCGACAGATCAACCAACGCTTACAAATCAGGTCTTCACCACCTGCTGTCAAACTCGCCCATACCCTAGTGAGTTTAGGTGAAAGCTATGGTTATGAGTCGGAAACAGGTAAGGAAATTTTTAACATCCCCTTTAAAGATTTAGCAGAGGTGACAGAAATTGGCATTGAAGAAACAACTAAAATCATGGAAAAACTACATGAGAAAGGCTGGATAAAAATTGACAATACCAACCATATCATTGACCTCATCAACTTCAAACAGTTGATGAATTTGGCAGGTAAAGTCTGA
- a CDS encoding type II secretory pathway, ATPase PulE/Tfp pilus assembly pathway, ATPase PilB, translated as MWSSEGKAADTGASRQQQINTASNNGEQESEREQIFHLIDSLLSFEACLYHQILPLRLENNQLLLGMVHPQESGALDYVNRIISYLHYTMVTQEIAADIHRTTLSAYLNYKNTAHIDQQSTELLTIPGILEQSPNTTAKLPDAVPTRSQEMHSPNTQHSSEQPGDVSVSPTAKNSVPHSHVVPTHKHEPEENVVFSDVTVLQVQVPDISTSIESLLHLPPKKLLEELLGRVLTGGIGRLYLERQPYQGRIIWTDNGVLQSVLENIPLSLFQGVLNELKRFAALPVSRLAEPRQIEKECLYQQSRVLLRVRVMPGVNGEEATLQVLRGAALKFYQQQQLAHLSRDVIGISQQLSYKLHELHQRLLLNPSLKSEQSEAIVALNRIVENLDQQIKTLAANHQLPIDG; from the coding sequence ATGTGGTCTTCAGAGGGCAAAGCAGCTGATACCGGAGCCAGTAGACAGCAACAAATCAACACAGCTTCCAACAATGGAGAGCAGGAATCTGAACGTGAGCAAATATTTCACCTGATTGATAGCCTCCTATCCTTTGAAGCTTGTCTGTACCATCAAATTTTGCCTCTGAGGTTAGAAAACAATCAGCTATTGTTAGGGATGGTACATCCCCAAGAGAGCGGCGCACTAGATTATGTGAATCGTATTATCTCCTATCTCCATTACACGATGGTGACACAGGAAATTGCTGCCGATATCCACCGCACTACCCTTTCAGCCTACCTCAACTATAAAAATACAGCTCACATAGATCAGCAATCAACAGAACTGCTAACAATACCGGGTATTTTAGAACAGAGTCCAAATACCACAGCCAAATTGCCGGATGCTGTACCCACCCGCTCACAAGAGATGCACTCACCAAATACTCAACACTCTTCTGAACAACCAGGAGATGTTTCTGTCAGCCCAACTGCTAAGAATTCTGTTCCACATTCTCACGTTGTTCCAACACACAAACATGAACCAGAAGAGAATGTAGTTTTCAGCGATGTGACTGTTTTACAGGTACAAGTTCCAGATATATCTACCTCTATCGAATCACTTTTACATTTACCACCTAAAAAATTACTAGAAGAACTACTAGGGCGAGTATTAACCGGAGGCATTGGTCGTCTATATTTAGAAAGACAACCCTATCAAGGCAGAATCATCTGGACTGATAATGGAGTGTTGCAGTCCGTATTAGAAAATATCCCCCTCTCACTTTTTCAAGGGGTACTCAACGAATTAAAGCGGTTTGCTGCCTTACCTGTCAGCAGGCTGGCAGAACCAAGACAGATAGAGAAAGAATGCTTATATCAACAAAGTCGTGTGTTATTGCGCGTCCGGGTGATGCCAGGAGTAAACGGCGAAGAGGCTACCCTACAAGTGCTACGAGGGGCAGCTTTAAAATTTTATCAACAGCAACAGTTAGCTCATCTGAGTCGAGATGTCATAGGCATTTCTCAACAACTCAGCTATAAATTACATGAGTTACACCAAAGACTATTGCTAAATCCTAGCCTCAAATCTGAACAATCAGAAGCCATAGTTGCTCTCAATCGCATCGTGGAAAATCTAGACCAACAAATCAAAACCCTGGCAGCAAACCACCAGTTACCAATAGATGGTTAA
- a CDS encoding cation-translocating P-type ATPase, producing MAQLHNQPWTQTLEEIFDELDVFANQGLTESEVERRRQQYGENRLQETKGKSAWQIFIEQFKSLIIAILAVAAALSFAFSQWIEGIAVLIAIIINTAIGFFTEYKAIRSMEALQKLSSTTTKVRRGGRVQEIPAEELVPGDIVVLDSGDAIAADLRLVAASNLQVNESSLTGESVPVGKSLQPLESDIPLADRNNMLYKGTALTRGTGEGVVVATGMNTELGHISELAARAGQEEKTPLEKRLDELGQWLVWVTIAIVIVVAISGILVGRDIFVMVETAIALAVGAVPEGLPIVATVALARGMWRMAKRHALINQLSAVETLGATSIICTDKTGTLTENQMTITRLILDSGEIQITGEGLQTQGKFQRHHQQLNPAENQVLQAALEIGVLCNNAALQPEGSNESRVIGDPMEVALLVAGAKAGIQRQQLLSKMPEVREEAFDPDLKMMATIHQVDSQYRFAVKGAPEVVLQACTRILTDSDSKQMSEQERQQWQERGNQLAQKGLRILALAQKTTASEQADPYEDLTLLGVVGLLDPPREEVRPAIKECQDAGIRVIMVTGDQAVTARNIAIAVGLTDDPQADVVQGQDLKNPDELSPQARRRIVQASILARVSPEQKLNLVTLHQRAQAVVAMTGDGVNDAPALRKADIGVAMGQRGTQVAKEAADMVLQDDAFASIVAAVEQGRAIFNNIRKFTVYLLSGNVGEIILVAVASLINAPLPLLPLQILYINVVNDAFPALALGVGEGEPALMKRSPRPSQESILTRRHWLAIAGYGLVIAATLGAAFAIALTWLGMTQQQAVTVTFMTLGFTRLWHVFNMRDRDSGLLRNEISRNPYVWGALILCTGLLLIAVYVPLLSTVLQTANPGINGWLLIIGMSLIPLIIGQGVKLINSYKGKRRTSRPKH from the coding sequence ATGGCGCAGCTGCATAATCAACCTTGGACTCAGACATTAGAAGAAATTTTTGATGAGCTTGATGTCTTTGCCAACCAAGGATTGACAGAATCAGAAGTTGAACGCCGTCGCCAACAATATGGCGAAAATCGCTTGCAGGAAACCAAAGGTAAGAGTGCTTGGCAAATCTTCATTGAACAATTCAAAAGTCTGATTATCGCTATATTAGCTGTGGCAGCAGCTCTATCATTTGCCTTCAGCCAATGGATAGAAGGGATTGCTGTCTTAATTGCAATTATTATTAATACTGCTATTGGTTTTTTTACAGAATACAAAGCTATCCGTTCAATGGAGGCGCTACAAAAACTCAGCAGCACCACAACAAAAGTCCGACGTGGGGGTAGAGTACAAGAAATTCCAGCTGAAGAACTTGTGCCAGGAGATATTGTAGTCTTGGACAGTGGTGATGCGATCGCAGCTGATTTACGTCTAGTGGCTGCATCTAATTTGCAAGTCAATGAGTCATCCCTAACAGGGGAATCGGTGCCTGTCGGTAAAAGTTTACAACCTTTAGAATCCGACATCCCCCTAGCAGACCGCAACAATATGCTTTACAAAGGGACGGCATTAACTCGCGGGACTGGGGAAGGGGTAGTAGTAGCGACGGGGATGAACACCGAACTAGGTCACATTTCCGAATTAGCTGCACGCGCCGGACAAGAAGAAAAAACCCCCCTCGAAAAGCGACTCGATGAATTGGGTCAGTGGTTAGTGTGGGTGACAATTGCCATTGTGATTGTCGTGGCTATCTCTGGGATTTTGGTAGGCAGAGATATTTTTGTCATGGTAGAAACTGCGATCGCCTTAGCGGTGGGTGCAGTTCCCGAAGGTTTGCCGATTGTGGCTACAGTCGCCTTAGCGCGGGGAATGTGGCGTATGGCCAAGCGTCATGCCCTGATTAATCAACTTTCCGCCGTGGAAACTCTCGGCGCAACCAGTATCATCTGTACCGACAAAACCGGCACACTCACGGAAAATCAGATGACTATTACCCGACTGATTTTAGATTCTGGCGAAATCCAAATTACCGGGGAAGGTTTACAAACACAAGGTAAGTTTCAACGCCACCATCAACAGCTAAATCCCGCAGAAAATCAAGTTCTGCAAGCAGCATTGGAAATTGGGGTACTATGCAACAATGCCGCTTTGCAACCGGAAGGTTCCAACGAGAGTCGGGTAATTGGCGACCCAATGGAAGTGGCATTGTTAGTTGCAGGTGCTAAAGCTGGCATTCAACGCCAACAGTTACTCTCAAAAATGCCGGAAGTGCGGGAAGAGGCATTTGATCCAGACTTGAAAATGATGGCAACGATACATCAGGTAGATAGTCAATATCGATTTGCAGTTAAAGGCGCACCCGAAGTTGTGCTGCAAGCTTGTACTCGCATCCTTACAGACTCCGACTCTAAACAGATGAGCGAACAGGAGCGCCAACAGTGGCAAGAACGAGGCAATCAACTAGCTCAAAAAGGTTTAAGAATTCTGGCTTTAGCACAAAAAACCACTGCCTCTGAGCAAGCAGACCCCTACGAAGATTTGACTTTGTTAGGCGTTGTCGGCTTATTAGACCCTCCCCGTGAAGAAGTACGTCCAGCTATTAAAGAGTGTCAAGATGCGGGGATACGGGTAATTATGGTGACAGGCGACCAAGCAGTGACAGCCCGCAACATTGCGATCGCTGTCGGTTTAACCGATGATCCCCAGGCGGATGTAGTACAAGGTCAAGACCTAAAAAACCCCGATGAATTATCCCCACAAGCACGCCGCCGCATTGTGCAAGCTTCGATTCTCGCTAGAGTCAGTCCAGAACAAAAACTGAATTTAGTCACTCTGCATCAACGCGCTCAGGCTGTGGTGGCGATGACTGGGGATGGTGTTAACGATGCACCAGCCTTGCGAAAAGCCGATATTGGCGTAGCAATGGGACAACGGGGAACCCAAGTTGCTAAAGAAGCCGCAGACATGGTACTTCAGGATGATGCTTTTGCCTCGATTGTAGCGGCAGTGGAACAGGGACGAGCGATTTTTAACAACATCCGCAAGTTTACAGTTTATCTGCTTTCCGGCAATGTGGGCGAGATTATCCTAGTGGCGGTGGCTTCCCTAATCAATGCACCTTTACCACTGCTGCCATTACAAATTCTCTATATTAATGTCGTCAATGATGCCTTTCCTGCCTTAGCTTTGGGTGTAGGGGAAGGTGAACCAGCTTTGATGAAGCGTTCACCCCGTCCATCGCAGGAATCAATTTTAACTCGCCGTCATTGGTTAGCGATCGCAGGTTATGGTTTAGTGATTGCCGCTACATTGGGTGCTGCCTTTGCGATCGCTTTAACTTGGTTAGGGATGACACAACAGCAAGCCGTCACTGTCACATTTATGACTTTAGGTTTTACCAGATTGTGGCACGTTTTTAATATGCGCGATCGGGACTCTGGTTTACTGCGTAATGAAATTAGCCGCAATCCTTACGTTTGGGGTGCGCTTATCCTGTGTACAGGTTTATTGCTCATCGCCGTTTACGTCCCCTTGCTATCAACTGTCCTACAAACAGCTAACCCAGGCATTAACGGCTGGCTGTTAATTATCGGCATGAGTCTCATACCATTAATCATTGGACAAGGTGTGAAACTCATCAATAGCTACAAAGGCAAGCGAAGAACATCACGCCCAAAACATTAG
- a CDS encoding lysophospholipid acyltransferase family protein, which yields MLQKQHNRNIKLGWSLEERDPKFIQSLMPLLGFFYHYYFRVQTSGWHHIPPQEKVLIVGSHNGGLAAPDMLMMMYDWFRRFGVERPVYGLMHPKVWQVTPQLAQMVAKTGAIIAHPKMAIAALRSGASVLVYPGGAEDVFRPHSLRNQIYFAGRQGFIKLALRENVPIVPAISYGAHDTLIVLADLYKMMQRLHEWGMPWLFDIDPEVFPIYVGWPWGLAIGPLPNIPFPVTIQTRVCPPIIFERYGRDAASDRQYVNECYELVKSKMQQELDQLVLLHQKH from the coding sequence ATGTTACAAAAGCAACACAACCGGAACATCAAACTCGGATGGTCTTTAGAAGAGCGAGATCCGAAGTTTATCCAATCTCTGATGCCCCTATTGGGCTTTTTCTACCATTATTATTTTCGCGTGCAAACCAGTGGCTGGCATCACATCCCACCCCAGGAAAAAGTTTTAATTGTTGGTTCCCACAATGGCGGACTGGCGGCTCCTGATATGTTGATGATGATGTATGATTGGTTTCGCAGATTTGGGGTGGAGCGACCTGTTTATGGTTTAATGCACCCCAAAGTCTGGCAAGTTACCCCCCAACTAGCGCAAATGGTTGCCAAGACTGGTGCTATCATTGCTCATCCTAAGATGGCTATAGCGGCTTTGCGTTCTGGAGCCAGTGTACTGGTGTATCCGGGTGGAGCAGAAGATGTTTTTCGCCCGCATTCTTTGCGTAATCAAATTTATTTTGCCGGACGGCAAGGATTTATCAAACTAGCATTGCGGGAGAATGTACCGATTGTCCCGGCAATTTCTTATGGGGCGCACGATACCCTGATTGTACTAGCGGATTTATACAAGATGATGCAACGCCTGCATGAGTGGGGAATGCCTTGGTTATTTGATATTGATCCAGAAGTATTTCCCATTTATGTAGGTTGGCCTTGGGGATTAGCTATTGGGCCATTACCCAACATTCCCTTTCCTGTAACTATTCAAACGCGGGTTTGTCCACCGATTATATTTGAACGCTATGGCAGAGATGCAGCGAGCGATCGCCAGTATGTCAATGAATGCTATGAATTAGTTAAAAGTAAAATGCAGCAAGAATTAGACCAACTGGTATTACTTCACCAAAAACATTAA
- a CDS encoding sulfite exporter TauE/SafE family protein, producing MSNLLIQLLLIGLVAGVAGGMFGIGGGAIMVPAMVLLLGLDQKFATGTSIAAQILPIGLLGAAVYYREGKIDIKYAAIIALGLLIGNLFGALFANQPFITSATMKKLYGIFLLLIGLRYLVGR from the coding sequence ATGTCTAATTTACTCATTCAACTGTTGCTGATTGGTTTAGTAGCTGGTGTTGCTGGTGGGATGTTTGGCATCGGTGGCGGCGCGATTATGGTACCGGCGATGGTGTTGTTATTAGGGTTAGATCAAAAATTTGCTACTGGTACTTCCATTGCTGCCCAAATTTTACCAATTGGACTTTTAGGCGCAGCAGTTTATTATCGTGAGGGCAAAATTGATATTAAATATGCTGCAATCATTGCTCTCGGTTTATTAATTGGGAATCTGTTTGGAGCATTATTTGCTAATCAACCATTTATTACCAGTGCAACCATGAAAAAGCTATATGGCATATTTTTATTACTCATTGGTTTACGATATTTGGTAGGGCGTTAG
- a CDS encoding AIM24 family protein has translation MANFEIIERESLRLVKITLQNETVRTESGAMYYIRGNVTMQSKAPSAGGFLKSLATGENIFRPTYTGSGELYLEPSLSGYHILELDGDEWILDSGAYWASDGSIEVGIERNKFISGLIGGEGLFQTKVKGRGKVVMVAQGPVEVVHLRNDRLVVDGNFAIARTTTLNYRVEKATKSLLGSMTSGEFLVNTFEGTGTVLLAPVPYWQVMMLRQITAAIPKTSS, from the coding sequence ATGGCAAACTTTGAAATTATTGAAAGAGAGAGCTTACGGTTAGTCAAAATAACTTTACAAAACGAAACGGTACGCACTGAGTCTGGTGCAATGTACTATATACGTGGCAATGTGACAATGCAATCTAAAGCCCCATCAGCAGGGGGATTTTTAAAATCTCTAGCTACAGGAGAAAATATTTTTCGTCCTACTTATACAGGTAGCGGCGAATTATATTTAGAACCATCTTTATCTGGTTATCACATTTTAGAATTAGATGGTGATGAATGGATTTTAGATAGTGGTGCTTATTGGGCAAGTGATGGCAGTATTGAAGTGGGAATTGAGCGAAATAAATTCATATCTGGCTTAATTGGTGGCGAAGGTTTGTTTCAAACCAAAGTTAAAGGTAGAGGCAAAGTTGTCATGGTAGCGCAAGGGCCTGTAGAGGTGGTGCATTTGCGAAACGACAGATTAGTAGTGGATGGTAACTTTGCGATCGCTCGGACAACTACCTTAAATTATCGCGTTGAAAAAGCTACCAAATCTCTGTTAGGTTCTATGACCTCTGGTGAATTTTTAGTTAATACTTTTGAAGGAACTGGTACTGTGTTGCTGGCTCCCGTACCTTATTGGCAAGTGATGATGTTACGCCAAATCACAGCAGCAATACCCAAAACGTCTAGTTAG
- a CDS encoding serine/threonine-protein kinase, translating into MIGRLLGQRYQVVELLGKGGFGHTYIALDTHRPGNPACVVKHLKPATSDPEFLPIARRLFNREAETLEKLGNHDQIPRLLAYLEENEEFYLVQELIAGQPLSSEMLPGAKWSEEQVTQLLQEILPILVFIHSNGVIHRDLKPDNLIRRASDNKIVLVDFGAVKQIKSYSLMTTEQLKNDTVPLGTPGYMPSEQVQGRPRPCSDIYALGMIAIQSVTGLIPQQLAEDPVTGEILWQHHAQISEQLADFLSKMVRHYFKYRYQSATDALKALNSITNTNSPTPVALAVSQVINHYLANGYVSATKMMHYMRELAKPCYTPPDNATIFGLTSPPITAPTTPLVAAAKNARSMTSANKSISISRSRTSLRAIFPSSQKSQLLKGAGAVIAIFTLGIISANTSQQLSPEPYQNRVKQVTSHTNDSEKTKNCLIVLRSSNLRSVSRRTKTGKVIKAGTRLTVTGREEKGWIEISSPESGWIWKGRTKNTCPKK; encoded by the coding sequence ATGATCGGCAGATTACTAGGCCAGCGTTACCAGGTAGTTGAACTATTAGGCAAAGGCGGATTTGGCCATACTTATATAGCCTTAGATACTCATCGTCCTGGGAACCCGGCCTGCGTCGTCAAACATCTGAAACCCGCAACTAGCGATCCTGAATTTTTGCCAATAGCTAGACGCTTATTTAATAGAGAAGCAGAAACCCTAGAAAAGCTGGGCAATCATGACCAAATACCCCGGCTTTTAGCTTACTTGGAAGAAAATGAAGAATTCTACTTAGTACAGGAATTAATTGCTGGACAGCCACTATCCTCAGAAATGCTACCAGGAGCAAAGTGGAGCGAAGAGCAGGTAACGCAATTATTGCAAGAAATCTTGCCCATTCTAGTCTTTATTCATAGTAACGGGGTTATTCATCGCGATCTCAAGCCCGATAATTTAATCCGTCGTGCTTCGGACAACAAAATAGTTTTGGTTGACTTTGGTGCTGTCAAACAAATCAAAAGCTACTCTCTTATGACCACAGAACAACTCAAAAACGATACGGTTCCTCTGGGAACTCCTGGTTATATGCCGAGTGAGCAGGTACAAGGCAGACCACGCCCCTGTAGCGATATTTATGCTTTAGGAATGATTGCTATCCAATCTGTAACAGGCTTGATTCCTCAGCAGTTAGCAGAAGATCCTGTCACGGGAGAGATATTATGGCAGCATCATGCTCAAATCAGCGAGCAACTGGCAGATTTTTTGAGTAAGATGGTACGTCATTACTTCAAGTACCGCTACCAGTCAGCAACCGACGCACTCAAAGCACTAAACTCGATAACTAATACCAACTCACCAACACCTGTAGCATTGGCGGTCAGTCAAGTAATTAACCACTATTTGGCCAATGGCTATGTCTCTGCCACCAAAATGATGCACTATATGCGAGAATTAGCCAAACCTTGCTACACTCCGCCAGATAATGCAACTATCTTTGGGTTGACTTCACCCCCAATCACAGCCCCAACTACACCATTAGTTGCTGCTGCCAAGAATGCACGGTCAATGACTTCTGCGAATAAATCTATTTCAATCAGCCGTTCCCGTACTAGCTTACGTGCAATTTTTCCATCCTCTCAAAAATCACAATTGCTCAAAGGGGCAGGTGCAGTAATAGCTATATTTACCTTGGGGATAATTTCTGCTAATACCTCACAACAACTCTCCCCAGAGCCATATCAAAATCGTGTTAAGCAAGTGACAAGTCATACAAATGATAGTGAAAAGACAAAAAATTGTCTGATTGTTCTTCGCTCATCCAACTTACGCTCTGTATCTAGACGCACGAAAACAGGCAAAGTTATTAAAGCAGGTACTAGGCTGACAGTTACTGGAAGAGAAGAGAAGGGTTGGATAGAAATTAGTTCTCCAGAGTCTGGTTGGATCTGGAAGGGCCGTACAAAAAACACCTGTCCGAAAAAATAG
- a CDS encoding M61 family metallopeptidase, protein MTEATAPRIDIGVQETVPTIHYQVAMPQPETHLFDVKLQIVNHTSSILDLKMPVWTPGSYLVREYAKNLQDFTAFAGDKPLPWRKLSKNHWQIAKGDVSEVTVSYRIFANELSVRTNHLDATHGYFNGAALFLRLLGCENLPIRVTVIPPHPQWSVTTPLPTIGEQSNTFYAADFDTLVDSPFEVGEHQLHHFEVLGKPHELAIWGHGNFQVQPLIRDIQKLIQVEAQMFGGLPYDRYIFLLHLFAQAYGGLEHKNSCSLIYQRFGFRTQDKYERFLQLVAHEFFHLWNVKRIRPKALEVFNYDQESYTPSLWFCEGTTSYYDLLIPLRAGIYDAKTYLNYWSKEITRFLTTPGRKVQSLAESSFDAWIKLYRPDANSNNSQISYYLKGEMVSLLLDLLIRARHRNQRSLDDVMRQMWHEFGQAEIGYTPEQLQAVIESVAGVDLTDFCELYIDGTEELPFDQYLIPFGLHLVTEREEEPYFGLKVNTENGREMIKFVEAGSPAQLAGIDAGDELLAIGGIKVTAHHLSDRLKDFQPNDKIQVTVFHQDELRTHIVTLDQPRPTKYQVVPVKNPDPAQQDNFAGWLGFPISTVC, encoded by the coding sequence ATGACTGAAGCAACAGCACCTCGTATCGATATTGGCGTTCAGGAAACCGTGCCGACGATTCATTACCAGGTGGCAATGCCCCAACCAGAAACGCATCTATTTGATGTGAAGTTACAAATTGTAAACCACACATCATCAATTCTTGACTTAAAAATGCCGGTATGGACACCAGGATCATACTTGGTGCGGGAGTACGCCAAGAATTTACAAGACTTTACTGCTTTTGCAGGCGATAAGCCTTTACCTTGGCGAAAACTTAGTAAAAATCACTGGCAGATAGCCAAAGGTGATGTGTCAGAAGTAACGGTGAGCTACCGCATCTTTGCCAATGAACTATCGGTAAGAACAAATCACTTAGATGCTACCCACGGCTACTTTAATGGAGCAGCACTGTTTTTAAGACTACTGGGGTGCGAGAATCTACCTATTCGTGTTACGGTCATACCACCTCATCCTCAATGGTCGGTAACGACTCCCTTACCGACCATAGGAGAGCAGTCTAATACTTTCTATGCTGCTGATTTTGATACCTTAGTAGATAGTCCCTTTGAGGTTGGTGAACATCAGTTACATCACTTTGAGGTGTTAGGAAAACCTCATGAATTAGCAATTTGGGGACATGGAAATTTTCAAGTACAGCCACTCATTAGGGATATTCAAAAACTGATCCAAGTGGAAGCCCAGATGTTTGGCGGTTTGCCTTACGATCGCTACATCTTTTTGCTACATTTGTTTGCTCAAGCCTATGGGGGTTTGGAGCATAAAAACTCCTGCTCTTTGATTTATCAACGTTTTGGATTTCGCACTCAGGATAAGTATGAACGCTTCTTGCAACTGGTAGCCCATGAGTTCTTTCACTTGTGGAACGTTAAACGCATCCGTCCCAAAGCTTTAGAGGTATTTAATTACGACCAAGAAAGCTACACACCGTCTTTATGGTTCTGTGAGGGAACTACCAGTTACTATGACTTGTTAATTCCTTTGCGGGCAGGAATTTATGATGCTAAGACATACTTAAATTACTGGAGTAAAGAAATTACTAGATTTCTCACCACACCAGGGCGGAAAGTACAATCGTTAGCAGAATCAAGTTTTGATGCTTGGATTAAACTCTATCGCCCAGATGCTAATAGTAATAATTCTCAAATTTCCTATTATTTGAAGGGAGAAATGGTTTCTTTGCTGCTAGATTTGCTCATTAGAGCGCGTCATCGCAATCAGCGTTCCTTAGATGATGTGATGCGGCAAATGTGGCATGAATTTGGACAAGCAGAAATTGGCTACACTCCAGAACAGTTACAAGCAGTGATTGAATCTGTCGCCGGGGTAGATTTAACTGATTTCTGTGAACTTTACATTGATGGCACTGAAGAATTACCCTTTGATCAGTACCTGATACCCTTTGGTTTGCATTTGGTGACAGAGAGGGAAGAAGAACCCTACTTTGGGCTGAAGGTAAACACAGAAAATGGCAGGGAAATGATTAAATTTGTGGAAGCAGGTTCTCCCGCCCAACTAGCAGGAATTGATGCAGGTGATGAGTTGCTGGCGATTGGGGGAATTAAGGTAACAGCCCATCACTTGAGCGATCGCCTCAAAGATTTTCAACCAAATGATAAAATTCAGGTGACAGTTTTCCATCAAGATGAATTGCGTACCCATATTGTCACTTTGGATCAACCACGTCCTACTAAATATCAAGTCGTACCAGTCAAGAATCCTGATCCTGCTCAACAAGACAATTTTGCTGGGTGGCTAGGTTTTCCTATATCCACTGTTTGTTGA
- a CDS encoding acetamidase/formamidase family protein: protein MTHHILKATKSTVHLGGFSHLLEPALTIDSGDTIDVETYTGYYIYDKAPPEFLTPEFVDICQNLAPERKIAAGPHLLTGPIYVQNAAPGDVLEVKLEAIAPRLPVGFNAIRSGWGALPQHFTQPALRFIPLDLVNNTAEFPSHSGIKIPLKPFFGILGVATPEDGRSSIPPGCYGGNIDNRELQAGSRVFLPVFVPGALFSIGDGHSAQGDGEVNVTAIETSMNGRIQITLRKDLQLTTPIAETPTDIITMGFAATLDAALELALKNMIDFLERFVNLTPEDAYVLCSLAVNFRITQVVNSPCKGVHGLLPKAILSPKISL, encoded by the coding sequence ATGACTCATCACATCTTAAAAGCCACAAAATCAACTGTGCATCTAGGAGGTTTCTCTCACCTATTAGAACCTGCACTGACTATTGATTCTGGTGACACCATTGACGTAGAAACATACACTGGTTATTACATTTACGACAAAGCACCACCAGAGTTTCTCACGCCAGAATTTGTGGATATCTGCCAAAACCTAGCACCAGAACGAAAAATTGCCGCAGGCCCTCATTTACTCACAGGGCCAATTTACGTACAGAATGCAGCACCAGGGGATGTTTTAGAAGTAAAATTAGAAGCGATCGCACCTCGTTTGCCAGTAGGTTTCAATGCCATTCGTTCAGGTTGGGGAGCCTTACCGCAGCACTTTACTCAACCAGCTTTGCGCTTTATTCCCTTAGATTTAGTTAATAACACCGCCGAATTTCCCAGCCATAGCGGGATTAAAATCCCACTCAAACCTTTTTTTGGCATCCTTGGTGTCGCTACTCCAGAAGATGGGCGCTCTTCTATTCCCCCTGGCTGTTACGGTGGTAATATTGATAACCGCGAACTACAAGCAGGTTCTCGTGTATTTTTACCTGTTTTCGTTCCTGGTGCCTTGTTTTCCATTGGTGATGGACATTCAGCCCAGGGAGACGGCGAAGTAAACGTGACTGCTATTGAAACCTCCATGAACGGCCGCATCCAAATTACACTCCGCAAAGATCTGCAACTAACAACACCCATCGCGGAAACACCGACTGATATTATCACTATGGGATTTGCTGCCACTTTAGATGCAGCCTTAGAATTAGCTCTCAAAAATATGATTGATTTTTTAGAGCGTTTTGTAAATTTGACTCCAGAAGATGCCTACGTTTTGTGTAGTTTAGCTGTCAATTTTCGCATCACTCAAGTTGTCAATAGTCCATGCAAAGGTGTTCATGGACTGTTACCCAAAGCAATTTTGTCACCTAAAATCAGTTTATAG